The Chanodichthys erythropterus isolate Z2021 chromosome 5, ASM2448905v1, whole genome shotgun sequence sequence aaaaaaaaagttacagaacctaaaattttgaacggtagttaaaaaaacaacaacaacagcattttAAAAGCACGCAATATGGAGATACATTAAATCACATCCAAGCAAACTGCACAGAATAATataacaaatgtaaaaataaataataaataaatgtttactcACATTAGCTCATAGTTTCTTCTGATTGACTCAGGAATTTTAGGTTTGGTGACTCGCACAGCCTGCAATATATCAAGTGAGCATGTAATTCTGCTGAAAACTGAAATGGAATAGAAAACAGTAGAGTAAAAACCATACCTGAATAGTGAGACCAGGAGCCATAGCATTCAAGTCCTTCTGCAGCGCAGTCTTTAAGTTCTCATCAATTATGTctgtcaaacaaaaacaacacaaatgcaAGTCTATGACAAATGTTCTTGTAGTGAGAAGGCACCAAATATGAAACAAATGGCAGAAACTTCAGTGCTCACATAAACAACTGAAAGTTCACAGTATACTTGGCAGAATAAATTGTTTGACATATAAGTGACTCACCGAACAGCTCTATGTAGACTTCCTGTAGTGTGTGCACACTGCAGAACTGGTTTAACTCATGGTGAATTTTGTTGAAGATTAGCGTTTTGTCATAGTCTGCAGTGTAGTTCTTCACTATGTCAACCACTGTGGAGAAAAAGAGCTTTTTTTCTgtcttccacagaagaaagttatacaggtttcaaaaagagaaaaattttcatttttaggtccagtatcggtaacactttacttgaaggggtgtgcataagactgacatgaccccttcataatcatgacatcACATATGTCGTGAATATAAAGGAGATTTTATGCACGTTTATGACAACTGCCATTAAATGTAATTTGCTCAattatgtcagttttaatgcaaagatgacattgtttgagatgtctgtgttatgacaacttgacatgaaccaatacatcataacctgtccgTGTTTTTGTCATGAAAACTTCACATTACCAAGACAAcataacctgtcataaacatgacatagcagatTACTGATCAAACTTAAGACACtacttagctttatgggttaacattacatttttttgttaacactttagtatagggaacatataactattaactatgacctTTCCCTCAATAGTATTGGGTAGGATTTAGAATGTAGAATAATGTCATGCAGAATacagcattaatatgtgcttaataattactaataaatagccaatattttagtaatatgaatgctaatagtaataagcaactagttaaaagacactaaaataaagtgttaccattattttataacagtgtcatcttttaaagaaatttgatattgtctattatctgaccttctgttggatgaaactttaaaaagttattattaAATGAAAACTATTCATGACGCCATTATAGAATTATTTGCCATTATAGAGTATTAACACTTAATGACAAAttcaatttgtaccactgtagttgaggtcaaaaaaaatattcatgacactattataatggccacatgacagccaatgtcaaaaccaaccacatgacagtttaatgtaatgttaacttataaagctaaataatgtcaagttgtcatgacaaagacactgacaggttatgatgtattggttcatgtcaagttgtcataaaactgacatctcaaacatgtcatctttgcattaaaaatgacagttgagtgaatgacatttaatgacagttgtcataaacatgcatataACCTCCCTTCATATTCATGATTATGAAGgggtcatgtcagtcttatgcacaccccttcaagaaAAGTGTTACCGAACTATCACTGTAAGACTCTTACCTGCTGATGGAACCAGCATGTTGACCACTTCAATTCTGTCAAAATAGATCATGACACCCCCACTGTGGAAGACAGTATTTTCATTCAAGAGCCTCAGAAAATATACTGCACAAAGTAATGATGGTTATTTAGCATATATTTTAAGTAGGTTTTCAGGACATACAACAACAAGAAGGTTTACCTGGTTCCACaaggcacattttttatttcatcagTTTGCAAAGTCGTCTGTAAacatgagagagaaaaaaatcagcATCTTCAACAAAATATTCAAGAACCTCAAAAACCCACTCTTGTCATGAgacaaataaaatgatcatgatAAATAATCAATGACATTTACAGCTGTAATAAGagcaataatttatttattattaggccaattgtttaaaaacacatttgtacCTGCACTGATCTGTATGAAGTGATGAAAGGCAGCATTATATGATAACCTGGGCCATTAGGAGATGTCAACAAAGCTCCTCCTCTGAAAAATAAATGGTAAGACACATGAACTGTGATAATGAATGACAAATATGGCACCATTTTAATTTGCATTGATATACTACCTCTACCATTAGCTGTGAAGATACTGAAAGTGATCATTACATTCTCATATCATTTAAAACCTGTTTGGCTTGAATTTTTCTGTGGAgcatgaaagaagatattttgaagaatgttggcaaCCAAAACGTTTAGGTGACCATTGATATCCATtgtattgacaaaaaaaaaagaaggtatttctcaaaatattttcttttatgttgaacagaaaataaaagtcatacaggtttggaaaaacacTAAGCACTAAGCAATGATGagagttttcattttgaatGATTGAAACACACAAAGTTAACTGATCAAGCCTTTTCCCCAGCCTTATTATTATAACCCAGAATTATTAACATAAGCAGCATAAAACCCTGGATATTTTCAAGGCAACTTCCTTAAACTCACCTGTAATACACAGCTAAATGTCCTTCCTCAATCTTGTGTATGGAAGAATGAAGCAGAATGGCCATCACACCGGCCATTGCTGCAACTACAGCCCCAACATGTGCCATTGTCCTTCAGCCAGCGCTCACCTGCAGAAAGACAAGTCTGTAAGGGAAAGCTGATCTGATCCTTAGAATAAACACACAATTTAGGTGACAAAAGATCAGCTTATAACACAAGCTAGGGCCCTGATTGCAAACATGTAAGCCTGTGCTGCAGAACCTCCCTCCACTgagcccacacacacacaaataaataatcTCTGGAGAGCTGCACAGCAAACCGAGATAACAGGTTTTCAAAGTCCATTAGACCCACCCACAGCCCCCACACACGGAAGTAATGTTTCCAAATGCAAATGTGCAATACAAATATACACAAATACATTCTTATGGCAACGTCCGACATGATTAGTGACAGTGAGAGCTACATAACCCCCACAGCTATTTTAGGGAAACGAGTGTCAATCATAAAACTGTCACTGACCATTGCAGTCTGACTGCGTTTCAACACCTAGCgagctgcctacctagacagcacGTGCATAAGTGCAGCTTTTTGTTCGAATGCACCTATAATGGTGTCTAGGAAGGCAACTCAGTATCTTTTTAAAACGCAGCCTCTCTATTCCTTGACCTGGCTATACATGCTAGCTACTTCCTCAAATGAAGTGCTGATTCGCCCATACTACTGTACATGGCACAAACTGATATGAATGAGCGTAATCTGTCAGTTCACTATCTAAAACAACCGTTACAGTCATTCACGTGATCTAGACATTATAGAAGCAAACACATCGCTCACACATGACTACATTCAAGCTAACCCACGCCCGCCCGCCCGCGGCTGGCTGGCTAAGCTAATTATTTGAAATGTAAGCAAACCTTGTGGCAAAACGACCTTCTGTCAAGTTAAACGACATATACGGGGGGCTAATAATAGTAGCCACAGTAAGCATTTACCGATCATTCGTTTAGATAATGGACAACGCTGTCCTTTCACTTTCGCAAGACATTACTTTATTACTCACGACGCCGTGTCCAACATTGTAGGTTGGAAGGCTCCCACTGAAACGCTTTGTGAATCCGAAAGTGATTTCCCTTTCAAAATCTGCTTCAAATACaccttcaaaataagagtcacCAGTACGATTTCTATTCTGCTACAGAAAAATAGCTGAGTTTAATCCTGGGTTAAAACTACGGGCACGTGTCGTAAAACCTAGATacaaacaaataattttattatattttattttatttgtctcGCTAATCCAACCGCGAATACCTAATTTCAccattattaaaatcattagAATTATGCATATAATTatgttatatacatttatatacatacCAGTAATCAAACTTTTAATGGTGAAAAGCAAAATGCATAACGTACACTTTGAAGAAGTCAAAggtaattaattttattttactattatgATACATATATGAAACATTATGTTTCATATATGTATCGTAAtcgtaaaataaaattaataaagtaaaacaataaaatgtgtgttaCTGAAGTCCGTGTGCTTGGGTTGCTATGGAAACAGACGCACGCTCAGAGGGTGAGCTCTGGGCTGACGGATTGAAATGGATGTACTGGGAAACTTAGAAGTTCGGTAAGTTACGAATCATGTATGTAATAAAACTTGGACAATATTTAACATTGTTTTCGCACCAGATAATTAATTTATAGCTTGTAAATTTATCCTGTCTGAATAACATTTTATCATAGCTAGCTAACTAGCATTGAGCAGAAAATATGCTCGAATATACAACACACGGTGCTCTATACGGTGTTATTATGTTATAGGCCTAAAGTTAACTAAAATACACTAAAATCAACGTATTATCAcaatctaaaaaaaacaaaacaacaacaacaaccaaacaaacacacaatataaaaacaaataaaatatttacaaatgttgTAGTATTCATTGCAATGATGAGAATACATACAAAAGATATCTATAATGCtgctttcatgtttatttccaTGTATAAGGTGGGTGCAAGGATTCACCAATGGCGCATTTAAATTTGTCGACATGAAAACAGCATGCTACACCTGTGGAAACTTCATTGTTTTCCTCAATGTGGAAACTAAAACGAGGAAGACTCTGCAGAGTCCTGGTTCTGGTATTGGGGCCTTTACAGCAAGTGGACATTGCAGGTGTCTTGCTTTCTCTGACCTCAGACTAAATCCTTCCATCTTTGTCTACAACTATCCAGAGCTTGAGCTGATGTGTGAACTGAAAGGTGAGTCATTTTTAGTTGCACCTTAAACAACAAGCTCATAGGGCTGATTTTAGTTTACATTTCGTAAACATGTAAAACTCATAACGTTATTGTTTTTCAGGTACAACTAAACTGGGCTATAcggctttggcactgtgtgatACTGGCCCTTATTTAGTCAGTTCTTCCTCCATACCTGATCACACCATAACGTTATGGTAAAATCCATGTTTCACCCTGTCCCGCACAATACAAATACAACAATTTTATCCACATTAGTTTGAGATTTGCAAtagaaattatttatattttgcattacagttttaatattaatcattaatatgtattttttaggAACTGGGAGAATATGATTCCACTTTGCAGCCATCCACTTTGGGGAGAGGACATCATAGCACTGGTTTTCAACCCCATGAACTGGTGTCAAATTTGTGCAGTAAAATCTAAAGCCCTTACCATCTGGAATGTTGAAAGATGTGGCAACTATCATTTGATGAATCCTAGGTAGAGTGCGTCTACTCTCCAGCAGATGTCACTGTTAGTTGCACATGGATTTCATATGCCAGTGGGATTAATGCAGATATTGTTTATTGTACCCCCATATATCTTCtaaatgtttatgtttgtttggCAGTGCTGTCGATCTCCCCGCCACTGATGGTTCAGCTATTGAGTGTGAAGCAAACCCATCTCATATGCTCAGTGGGAAGCTGACACACTTAGGTCCTCAAATGCCCACTTCAGCAGTCGCTGGACTGAGTGGAGACAAAGCTGACAACTTTGTGGTATGGGTTGTGTctttagttagtagtgtgttctTACAAACCAGCAGTTGTGAAGATGGGTGCTACATTAAGTAAtctcaaaaaaaatattatatgttTTCCTGAAAACATTTTCGATCAAACAAAAGTAGAGATTTTGAtttaatcaataataatgttgatcaatgaaaatattaaaatatttaaaatatttaaattatcatCATAATCAAAAAGTTTAgacaacactttatttttgtgaaagTCACAGCATAATGTTTGTCTTTGTCCTAACAGCCTTTGAAACGAGTAAAACCAAAACTGTGTCCAAGTGCCATCTGCTGGTCGACTTCTTCTGACCTGTATGTTGGTTGCAAGGAAGGTTTTCTGCTTTGTGTGAATCCTGACACTTTGCTCGTCTCTGTCCTGTATAAACCCCAAACTGAAGTAACCCACACAGGTAATCTGTAAAACATTTCAGATTTCATTATAGAAATTTTTGTTACTAGTATGAATTTAAGACTAATTTAGTTACTTGTTTTTGAGAGctttttttaattgcattttattttaattttccaTCAAAGATGACAGTGAAACGTCCCTACAGGAGGGCAGTTTTCAGAGCTTGGTACTGCAGGACTGTAATCTCTTTGCTGCAGGAATAGTAAGAAATGTTATTTATCATCACCCTAATAATAGCCCTGAAACTAAACACGAGAGACATAATTTCAGCCTGATTCAAGAGCATTTCCAAAACAATTACAGGAAGGCATTTTACgaaaaatacaaatgaaagGAAACAAATTGGAGGTTGTACAGACATGGGCTTTGGATGAGGCAGCATCGACTATATGCTTTTCCCCTGATGGTGAGACACTGCTGCTAACTTCTAACACAGTAAGTGTTATTATAATTTACCATAATATCTGCATTTATATGATACGTGTTACAACTATATTATTATACAGTTTTATTGTAATGTATGATATGTTTTatcaaaaatgataaaaaaaaaatggtcttaTATTTATGCCAGAATGCAATGCAAATCATAAAAACCAAATTAATTAAAGACAATGACGAGAAACATTGAATATATTCTGGTTTTGCTTCACAGGGCTGTGTTTACAGATTCAAACCACTGCTGAAGGATAAAGTTGTCAAAATCCTAGATGTCCTCTGTGGAGATTTTGTGGCTGTTGCTGCATTATACACTGATAGAAACGTTTGTTTGGTAAAAGCACTTTGCATTGTCAATaggttaatcattttaaataataaattggcACTTATTAGAATAGTATAGTATTACAATGTAGTAGATATTAGATTACAAAAAGTAGATCTGAAATGAaatattattgaaaataatTGTTGCAGTCAGTCAGAGAAGCAGGAGCCGTACAGCTGTGGGCTCTGGATGATGGACA is a genomic window containing:
- the erlin1 gene encoding erlin-1 isoform X1 gives rise to the protein MAHVGAVVAAMAGVMAILLHSSIHKIEEGHLAVYYRGGALLTSPNGPGYHIMLPFITSYRSVQTTLQTDEIKNVPCGTSGGVMIYFDRIEVVNMLVPSAEKKLFFSTVVDIVKNYTADYDKTLIFNKIHHELNQFCSVHTLQEVYIELFDIIDENLKTALQKDLNAMAPGLTIQAVRVTKPKIPESIRRNYELMEAEKTRLLITAQTQKVVEKEAETERKKAIIEAQKMAQVAEIHFQQKVMEKETEKKISEIEDAAFLAREKARADAEYYTAAKFAEANRLKLTPEYLELMKYQAIAANSKIYFGQEIPNMFVDNSASRPATGQGAADLVEQLESLTLKESLKKASKPKATEGH
- the erlin1 gene encoding erlin-1 isoform X2, with the translated sequence MAHVGAVVAAMAGVMAILLHSSIHKIEEGHLAVYYRGGALLTSPNGPGYHIMLPFITSYRSVQTTLQTDEIKNVPCGTSGGVMIYFDRIEVVNMLVPSAVVDIVKNYTADYDKTLIFNKIHHELNQFCSVHTLQEVYIELFDIIDENLKTALQKDLNAMAPGLTIQAVRVTKPKIPESIRRNYELMEAEKTRLLITAQTQKVVEKEAETERKKAIIEAQKMAQVAEIHFQQKVMEKETEKKISEIEDAAFLAREKARADAEYYTAAKFAEANRLKLTPEYLELMKYQAIAANSKIYFGQEIPNMFVDNSASRPATGQGAADLVEQLESLTLKESLKKASKPKATEGH